From the Nonlabens marinus S1-08 genome, one window contains:
- the rplO gene encoding 50S ribosomal protein L15, whose protein sequence is MSLHNLKPAEGSVKKSAKIIGRGQGSGKGGTATRGHKGAKSRSGYSKKIGFEGGQMPLQRRVPKFGFTNINRKEYKGINLDTLQAYHKEGRLTDTVTTEDLINEGLVNKNDLVKILGRGEISVSINVTAHKFTASAKAAIEKAGGKVETV, encoded by the coding sequence ATGAGTCTACATAATTTAAAACCAGCAGAAGGTTCAGTAAAAAAATCCGCCAAGATCATTGGTAGAGGACAGGGATCTGGTAAAGGTGGTACTGCCACCCGTGGTCACAAGGGTGCTAAATCTAGATCTGGTTATTCTAAAAAGATTGGTTTTGAAGGTGGTCAAATGCCTCTTCAAAGACGTGTGCCTAAATTTGGTTTCACAAATATCAACCGTAAGGAATATAAAGGTATCAACCTTGATACACTTCAGGCATATCATAAAGAAGGTCGTTTGACTGATACTGTGACTACTGAAGATCTAATTAATGAAGGTTTGGTGAATAAAAATGACCTAGTTAAGATTTTAGGACGTGGAGAAATTTCCGTTTCTATTAACGTAACTGCTCATAAATTTACCGCTTCGGCGAAAGCTGCTATTGAAAAAGCAGGTGGTAAAGTCGAAACCGTATAA
- the carA gene encoding glutamine-hydrolyzing carbamoyl-phosphate synthase small subunit translates to MAYLEKKEAIILLEDGTIFHGKMVGPEGTTTGEICFNTGTTGYQEIFTDPSYYGQIMVTTNAHIGNYGTTDLDLESDSVKISGLVCKNFSGEFSRVLATDSLYDFLQKANLIVISDVDTRALVAHIREHGVQNAIVSSRVDQRDQLKKELKATPSMKGLELASKVSTKKSYTFGKEDATFKIAALDLGIKTNILRNLASRDVFIKVFPYNSTYEQMMEFNPDGFFISNGPGDPEPLSEAISLARKVLDNNHPLFGICLGHQVIALANGVDTYKMHNGHRGINHPVKNLITGKGEITSQNHGFAINKEQAEANQDIEITHTHLNDHTVAGMRIKGKPCFSVQYHPEAGPGPNDATYLFDEFIDTVKSTKKQAI, encoded by the coding sequence ATGGCATACTTAGAGAAAAAAGAAGCAATCATCCTGTTGGAAGATGGGACAATTTTCCACGGCAAAATGGTAGGACCTGAGGGAACTACTACAGGTGAAATATGTTTTAACACAGGAACAACCGGGTATCAGGAAATTTTTACAGACCCGTCGTATTATGGGCAAATTATGGTCACTACTAATGCCCACATTGGTAATTATGGTACAACTGATTTGGATTTAGAGTCCGACTCTGTTAAGATTTCAGGCCTCGTTTGTAAAAACTTCTCGGGAGAATTTTCACGAGTTCTAGCAACCGATTCTCTCTACGATTTTTTACAAAAAGCAAATCTAATTGTAATTTCTGATGTCGATACACGAGCCTTGGTAGCTCACATTAGAGAACATGGTGTACAGAATGCAATTGTGTCTTCTAGAGTAGACCAGCGTGATCAATTGAAGAAAGAGCTCAAAGCGACACCATCCATGAAAGGTTTAGAACTGGCTTCAAAAGTTTCCACTAAAAAATCATACACTTTTGGTAAAGAGGATGCAACCTTTAAAATTGCAGCCTTAGACCTCGGGATCAAAACAAATATCCTGCGCAATCTCGCCTCCCGCGATGTATTTATAAAAGTCTTTCCATACAATTCTACCTATGAGCAAATGATGGAATTTAATCCAGACGGTTTCTTTATTTCTAATGGACCTGGTGATCCAGAACCATTGAGTGAAGCTATATCGCTTGCGCGAAAGGTACTAGACAACAACCACCCGCTTTTTGGAATATGTTTAGGTCACCAAGTGATTGCCCTAGCTAACGGTGTTGATACCTACAAAATGCACAACGGTCACCGTGGTATCAACCATCCAGTGAAAAACTTGATCACAGGTAAAGGAGAAATTACTTCGCAAAATCACGGCTTTGCCATAAACAAGGAACAAGCGGAAGCAAACCAGGATATCGAAATCACGCACACGCATTTGAACGATCATACAGTCGCTGGAATGCGCATCAAAGGCAAGCCGTGTTTTTCAGTTCAATACCACCCAGAAGCTGGTCCTGGACCTAACGATGCTACTTATCTTTTTGATGAGTTTATAGACACCGTCAAATCAACTAAAAAACAAGCTATATGA
- the secY gene encoding preprotein translocase subunit SecY, translating to MKVIETIKNIWKIEELKDRIIMTFSLLLVYRFGAQVVLPFIDSTQLAGFASNFEGGGIGSILNAFTGGAFANASVFALGIMPYISASIVVQLMGIAVPYLQKLQKEGESGRRKINQITRWLTIGICLIQAPSYLLSLGTLGVPPEAYLIDNQTLILVVGTIILVTGCVFAMWLGEKITDKGIGNGISLLIMVGIIATLPQAFAQEFVSRIDGVGGPFVMIIEVVIWLLVILACIMLVMAVRKIPVQYARRTASGGYEKNVFGSRQFLPLKLNASGVMPIIFAQALMFVPQALGTLDSDWAVSVATAFSDIFGFWYNLVFALLIIVFTYFYTAITVPTNKMADDLKRNGGFIPGIRPGTETSEYLDRIMSQITLPGSIFLALVAIVPAFVSLMGVTQSWALFYGGTSMLIMVGVAIDTMQQINSYLLNRHYDGLIKTGKNRKAVA from the coding sequence ATGAAGGTAATTGAGACAATAAAGAATATCTGGAAAATAGAGGAGTTAAAGGATCGTATTATTATGACCTTTAGCTTGCTTTTAGTTTATAGATTCGGCGCACAAGTAGTGCTTCCATTTATAGATTCTACTCAATTAGCCGGTTTTGCATCAAATTTTGAGGGTGGTGGTATAGGATCTATACTTAATGCTTTTACGGGAGGAGCTTTTGCTAATGCTTCTGTTTTTGCTTTAGGAATTATGCCTTACATCTCTGCTAGTATTGTAGTACAGCTCATGGGAATTGCGGTTCCTTATTTACAGAAACTACAAAAAGAGGGAGAGTCTGGACGTAGAAAGATCAATCAAATTACGAGATGGTTAACCATAGGGATCTGTTTGATTCAGGCGCCTAGTTACTTGTTGAGTTTAGGTACTTTAGGTGTTCCACCAGAAGCATACCTTATTGACAACCAAACATTAATTCTAGTTGTCGGTACTATTATCTTAGTTACTGGATGTGTATTTGCCATGTGGTTAGGAGAGAAAATTACTGATAAAGGTATCGGTAATGGTATTTCGCTACTTATCATGGTAGGTATCATAGCAACGTTACCGCAAGCATTCGCACAAGAATTTGTATCTAGAATTGATGGTGTAGGCGGTCCTTTTGTAATGATCATTGAAGTTGTTATTTGGTTACTAGTTATTTTGGCATGTATTATGCTAGTAATGGCTGTGCGTAAGATACCAGTTCAATATGCTAGAAGAACTGCTTCCGGCGGTTATGAAAAAAATGTTTTTGGTTCTCGTCAGTTTTTACCATTGAAGTTGAATGCATCAGGTGTGATGCCTATCATTTTCGCGCAAGCATTAATGTTTGTTCCACAAGCTTTAGGCACCTTAGATTCTGATTGGGCTGTATCAGTTGCTACGGCATTTAGTGATATCTTTGGCTTCTGGTACAACTTAGTATTTGCCTTATTGATTATAGTGTTTACTTACTTTTATACGGCGATTACGGTTCCAACTAATAAAATGGCAGATGATTTAAAACGCAATGGTGGTTTCATTCCAGGGATTCGTCCAGGAACGGAGACATCAGAGTATTTGGATCGCATCATGTCGCAAATTACCTTACCTGGTTCCATATTTTTGGCGCTAGTTGCAATTGTTCCAGCATTCGTTTCTCTCATGGGAGTTACGCAATCTTGGGCATTATTTTATGGAGGTACATCTATGTTGATTATGGTAGGTGTTGCGATTGATACCATGCAACAAATTAATTCATACTTGTTGAATCGCCATTACGATGGTTTGATCAAGACAGGTAAAAATAGAAAAGCAGTAGCATAA
- the rplQ gene encoding 50S ribosomal protein L17, which yields MRHGKKVNHLSRKTAHRKAMLSNMACSLIEHKRINTTVAKAKALKQFVEPLVTKAKSDTTHNRRLTFAQLRSKEAVTELFREVATKVGDRPGGYTRIIKLGNRLGDNADMAMIELVDYNDIYTTGTESKKTTRRSRRSKSKDTQPAAQENKEASNEEE from the coding sequence ATGAGACACGGAAAAAAAGTAAATCATTTAAGTAGAAAGACAGCTCACCGTAAGGCGATGTTATCTAATATGGCTTGTTCCCTTATTGAACACAAGCGTATCAATACTACTGTAGCAAAAGCAAAAGCTCTTAAGCAATTTGTAGAGCCTCTAGTTACTAAAGCAAAATCTGATACCACCCACAACCGCAGATTAACCTTTGCTCAATTAAGAAGCAAAGAAGCGGTAACGGAATTGTTCAGAGAAGTAGCGACTAAGGTTGGTGACCGTCCAGGCGGTTACACAAGAATTATTAAGTTGGGTAACCGACTGGGTGATAATGCAGATATGGCGATGATCGAGTTAGTAGATTACAACGACATCTACACGACTGGAACAGAGTCTAAGAAGACTACAAGACGTAGTCGTCGTAGTAAGTCTAAAGACACGCAGCCTGCAGCGCAAGAGAACAAAGAAGCAAGCAATGAAGAAGAGTAA
- the ykgO gene encoding type B 50S ribosomal protein L36 has product MKVRASIKKRSADCKIVRRKGRLYVINKKNPKFKQRQG; this is encoded by the coding sequence ATGAAAGTAAGAGCATCAATTAAAAAGAGAAGTGCAGATTGTAAGATCGTACGTCGTAAAGGCCGTCTTTACGTAATCAACAAGAAGAACCCAAAATTTAAACAAAGACAAGGTTAA
- the rpsE gene encoding 30S ribosomal protein S5, which produces MYQKYKNIETVKPGGLDLKDRLVGVQRVTKVTKGGRAFGFSAIVVVGDENGVVGHGLGKSKEVSEAISKAVEDAKKNLVRIPLQKGTIPHEQKGKFGGARVLLLPASAGTGVIAGGAIRAVLEAVGVHDVLSKNQGSSNPHNVVKATFDALLQLRNAATVAKQRGISIDKVFNG; this is translated from the coding sequence ATGTATCAAAAGTATAAAAACATAGAGACTGTAAAGCCTGGAGGGTTAGATCTTAAAGATCGTTTAGTAGGCGTTCAACGTGTTACTAAAGTAACAAAGGGTGGTCGTGCATTCGGTTTCTCTGCTATTGTAGTGGTAGGAGATGAAAATGGCGTAGTAGGTCATGGTCTTGGAAAGTCAAAAGAAGTTTCTGAAGCTATCTCTAAGGCAGTTGAAGATGCTAAAAAGAACTTAGTACGTATTCCATTGCAGAAGGGGACTATTCCTCATGAGCAAAAAGGAAAATTCGGTGGTGCACGAGTGTTGCTTCTTCCTGCATCTGCGGGTACTGGAGTGATTGCAGGTGGTGCTATCCGTGCTGTACTTGAGGCAGTAGGTGTTCACGATGTTCTTTCTAAGAACCAAGGATCATCCAATCCTCACAATGTTGTGAAAGCTACTTTTGATGCGCTATTACAATTGCGTAACGCAGCAACAGTTGCTAAGCAAAGAGGTATTTCAATAGATAAAGTATTTAACGGATAA
- the infA gene encoding translation initiation factor IF-1 produces the protein MAKQSAIEQDGSIIEALSNAMFRVELENGHVVTAHISGKMRMHYIKLLPGDKVKLEMSPYDLTKARITYRY, from the coding sequence ATGGCTAAACAATCCGCTATAGAACAAGATGGTTCCATCATAGAAGCTCTTTCAAACGCAATGTTTAGAGTAGAGCTGGAAAATGGCCATGTTGTAACAGCACACATATCTGGTAAAATGCGTATGCATTACATTAAATTACTACCAGGAGATAAAGTTAAATTAGAAATGAGTCCTTACGATTTGACGAAAGCAAGGATCACCTATAGATACTAA
- the rpmD gene encoding 50S ribosomal protein L30 produces MAKLHVKKVRSAINRTARQKKTLEALGLRKMNQVVEHDDSLAVLGMIAKVAHLVSVEKA; encoded by the coding sequence ATGGCAAAGTTGCATGTAAAAAAAGTACGTAGCGCGATCAATAGAACGGCACGTCAAAAGAAAACTCTAGAAGCTTTAGGCTTACGCAAGATGAATCAAGTTGTGGAGCATGATGATAGTTTAGCAGTTTTGGGTATGATTGCCAAAGTGGCACACTTAGTTTCCGTAGAAAAAGCATAA
- the rpsM gene encoding 30S ribosomal protein S13, whose translation MARIAGVDIPKNKRGEIALTYIYGVGKSRAQQVLESTGVDANKKVSEWDDDEIGKIRNAIGEFTIEGELRSETQMNIKRLMDIGCYRGIRHRSGLPLRGQRTKNNSRTRKGKRKTVANKKKATK comes from the coding sequence ATGGCTAGAATCGCAGGGGTAGATATACCTAAAAACAAAAGAGGTGAGATAGCGCTTACTTACATCTATGGTGTAGGGAAAAGTAGAGCTCAACAAGTGTTGGAGTCAACTGGCGTTGATGCAAACAAAAAGGTTAGCGAGTGGGATGATGACGAGATTGGGAAAATCCGTAACGCTATCGGTGAGTTTACTATTGAAGGTGAGTTGCGTTCTGAAACTCAAATGAACATCAAACGTTTGATGGACATTGGATGTTATAGAGGTATTCGTCACAGATCAGGTCTTCCATTGAGAGGGCAAAGAACTAAGAATAACTCACGTACTCGTAAAGGAAAACGTAAGACTGTTGCTAACAAGAAGAAAGCAACTAAATAA
- a CDS encoding DNA-directed RNA polymerase subunit alpha: MAILNFQKPDKVIMIDSTDFEGKFEFRPLEPGYGLTVGNALRRVLLSSLEGFAITSIRIEGVDHEFSTIEGVVEDVTEIILNFKQVRFRRQIDEVDSEVVNVSFSGKNQFTAGDMQKYISGFQVLNPEMVICNTESSINLNLELTIEKGRGYVPAEENKNTSAALGTISIDSIFTPIKNVKYSIENYRVEQKTDYEKLVFEIITDGSIHPKHALTEAAKTLIHHFMLFSDERITLEADEIAQTETYDEESLHMRQLLKTKLVDMELSVRALNCLKAAEVETLGDLVSYNKNDLMKFRNFGKKSLTELEELVNVKGLNFGMDLSKYKLDRD, encoded by the coding sequence ATGGCAATATTAAATTTCCAAAAGCCGGATAAAGTAATCATGATCGATTCAACCGATTTTGAAGGTAAGTTTGAATTCAGACCTTTAGAACCTGGTTATGGTTTAACAGTGGGAAATGCTCTGAGAAGAGTATTACTTTCCTCTCTTGAAGGATTCGCTATCACATCTATCAGAATTGAAGGTGTTGATCATGAATTCTCTACAATAGAAGGAGTAGTGGAGGACGTAACTGAAATTATTTTGAATTTCAAGCAAGTTCGTTTCCGTAGACAAATTGACGAAGTAGATAGTGAAGTTGTAAATGTATCTTTCTCTGGAAAGAATCAATTCACTGCTGGTGATATGCAGAAATACATCTCTGGTTTTCAAGTTTTGAATCCTGAAATGGTAATCTGTAATACAGAGTCTTCCATCAATTTAAATCTTGAGTTGACAATTGAAAAAGGAAGAGGTTATGTTCCTGCTGAAGAGAATAAAAATACAAGTGCTGCTTTAGGTACAATATCTATTGATAGTATTTTTACTCCTATCAAAAACGTAAAGTACAGCATAGAAAACTACCGTGTTGAACAAAAAACTGATTATGAAAAATTAGTTTTCGAAATCATCACTGACGGTAGTATTCACCCTAAGCACGCTCTTACTGAAGCAGCTAAGACATTGATCCACCACTTCATGTTATTCTCGGATGAGAGAATTACTCTTGAGGCAGATGAAATCGCTCAGACAGAAACCTATGATGAGGAAAGTCTACACATGCGCCAGTTATTGAAAACTAAGTTAGTCGATATGGAACTTTCCGTACGTGCACTTAATTGTTTGAAAGCTGCAGAAGTGGAAACTTTAGGTGACCTAGTTTCTTACAACAAGAACGATTTAATGAAGTTTAGAAACTTCGGTAAGAAGTCCTTGACTGAATTAGAAGAATTGGTAAATGTGAAAGGTCTTAACTTCGGTATGGATCTGTCCAAATATAAATTAGACCGTGACTAG
- the rpsD gene encoding 30S ribosomal protein S4, which produces MARYRGPKAKIARRFREPIFGPSKALEKKNYPPGMHGNGRRRGKESEYAVQLKEKQKAKYTYGILEKQFRLMFEKAVRSTGITGEVLLQLAESRLDNVVYRMGIARTRRGARQLVSHRHITVNGQLVNIPSYQLQAGDVVAVREKSKSLTTIDDSLSSNEHVYDFITFNKASMSGTFVAVPERLQIPENIKEQLIVELYSK; this is translated from the coding sequence ATGGCAAGATATAGAGGTCCTAAGGCAAAAATTGCTCGTCGATTCAGAGAACCGATTTTTGGCCCTAGTAAAGCACTGGAGAAGAAAAACTATCCTCCAGGAATGCATGGAAACGGCAGACGCCGTGGAAAAGAATCGGAATACGCGGTTCAACTTAAAGAAAAACAAAAAGCGAAGTACACTTACGGTATTCTTGAAAAGCAATTCCGTTTGATGTTTGAAAAAGCAGTTCGTAGCACAGGTATTACCGGTGAAGTTCTTCTTCAATTAGCAGAGTCTCGTTTGGACAACGTGGTATACCGTATGGGTATAGCTCGTACACGTCGCGGTGCAAGACAACTTGTTTCTCACAGACACATTACTGTAAACGGACAATTAGTGAACATTCCATCTTACCAACTTCAAGCCGGTGATGTAGTAGCAGTTCGTGAAAAGTCCAAGTCATTGACTACAATAGATGATTCTTTATCATCTAATGAGCACGTATATGACTTCATTACGTTCAACAAAGCCAGCATGTCTGGTACTTTCGTAGCTGTACCTGAAAGACTTCAGATTCCTGAAAATATCAAGGAACAGTTGATCGTTGAATTGTACTCTAAATAA
- the eno gene encoding phosphopyruvate hydratase has product MSTIIEVHARQIFDSRGNPTVEVDVLTANGVLGRAAVPSGASTGEHEAVELRDGGSDYMGKGVQKAVDNVNKTIADELRGVSVFEQSYIDKLMIDLDGTSNKAKLGANAILGVSLAVAKAAANELNQPLYKYIGGMSAATLPVPMMNIINGGSHSDAPIAFQEFMVMPVEAKSFTEALKMGTEIFHHLKKVLHDRGLSTAVGDEGGFAPTLDGTEDALDTILLAIKNAGYTPGKQVMIALDCAAAEFFVDGKYDYTKFEGDKGVIRSSKEQAEYLASLADKYPIISIEDGMDENDWDGWKMLTEIAGNKVQLVGDDLFVTNVERLSRGIEQNIANSILIKVNQIGTLTETIAAVNMAHKAGYTSVMSHRSGETEDNTIADLAVALGTGQIKTGSASRSDRMAKYNQLLRIEEELHDSAYFPGRKAFRIS; this is encoded by the coding sequence ATGAGTACGATTATAGAAGTACATGCAAGACAAATATTTGATTCTCGTGGGAATCCTACCGTTGAAGTAGATGTACTTACAGCAAATGGGGTTTTAGGGAGAGCAGCAGTGCCATCTGGGGCATCCACTGGGGAACACGAGGCGGTCGAATTACGTGATGGTGGTTCAGATTACATGGGTAAAGGCGTTCAAAAAGCAGTGGACAATGTAAACAAAACCATAGCAGACGAATTGCGCGGTGTTTCAGTTTTCGAACAGAGCTATATCGATAAATTAATGATCGATCTAGATGGTACATCTAACAAAGCGAAATTAGGAGCCAATGCAATTTTAGGAGTGTCTCTAGCCGTAGCTAAGGCCGCTGCAAATGAATTGAACCAACCATTATACAAATACATCGGTGGGATGAGTGCTGCAACCTTGCCAGTCCCCATGATGAATATCATTAATGGAGGGTCCCACAGTGATGCACCTATTGCATTCCAAGAATTTATGGTAATGCCGGTGGAAGCTAAGTCCTTCACAGAAGCATTGAAAATGGGGACTGAAATTTTTCACCACTTAAAGAAGGTGCTTCACGATCGTGGATTGAGTACTGCTGTAGGTGATGAAGGTGGCTTTGCGCCTACGTTGGATGGTACTGAAGATGCATTGGACACAATTCTCCTAGCTATAAAGAATGCTGGCTATACACCAGGCAAACAAGTAATGATAGCATTAGACTGTGCTGCAGCAGAATTCTTTGTAGACGGGAAATACGACTACACAAAATTTGAAGGGGATAAAGGAGTCATTCGATCCAGTAAAGAACAAGCAGAATATCTAGCTTCACTAGCTGATAAGTACCCGATTATCTCCATTGAAGATGGTATGGATGAGAACGACTGGGACGGCTGGAAAATGTTGACAGAGATTGCAGGAAATAAAGTTCAATTGGTAGGTGATGATCTTTTTGTTACTAATGTAGAGCGACTTTCCCGTGGTATCGAGCAAAATATCGCGAATTCTATATTAATCAAGGTAAACCAAATAGGTACCTTGACTGAGACGATTGCAGCTGTAAATATGGCTCATAAAGCTGGTTACACCTCTGTAATGTCACACCGTAGTGGTGAGACTGAGGACAATACCATTGCAGATCTCGCAGTAGCTTTAGGTACAGGTCAGATCAAAACAGGCTCGGCCTCTAGATCAGATCGTATGGCAAAATACAATCAACTTCTCCGAATAGAAGAAGAGCTTCATGATTCTGCTTACTTCCCGGGAAGAAAGGCGTTCCGTATTTCGTAA
- the rpsK gene encoding 30S ribosomal protein S11 codes for MAKSKTVAKKRKVIVDSVGEAHISSSFNNILVSLTNKKGEVISWSSAGKMGFRGSKKNTPYAAQLAAEDCSKVAHEAGLRKVKAYVKGPGNGRESAIRTIHNAGIEVTEIIDVTPLPHNGCRPPKRRRV; via the coding sequence ATGGCAAAGTCTAAAACAGTAGCAAAAAAACGTAAGGTCATTGTTGATAGCGTCGGAGAAGCACACATTTCTTCTTCCTTCAATAATATCCTTGTATCGTTGACTAATAAAAAAGGAGAGGTCATTTCATGGTCTTCCGCAGGTAAGATGGGCTTTAGAGGTTCTAAGAAGAACACTCCTTATGCAGCTCAACTTGCAGCAGAAGATTGTTCTAAGGTAGCTCACGAGGCTGGACTTAGAAAAGTGAAGGCATATGTGAAGGGACCAGGAAATGGTCGTGAGAGTGCAATTCGTACTATCCACAATGCTGGTATCGAAGTGACTGAGATCATTGACGTTACACCATTACCACACAATGGATGTCGTCCTCCTAAGAGACGTAGAGTATAA